In Hirundo rustica isolate bHirRus1 chromosome 4, bHirRus1.pri.v3, whole genome shotgun sequence, a genomic segment contains:
- the FEZF1 gene encoding fez family zinc finger protein 1, which translates to MDNSGNHTATKILATPPSRESLSARSNMISTPQPLAFSIERIMARTPEPRSIPVPQLLHGSVAKGDPKHPLHLNSSIPCMIPFVPVAYDTLPKAAVAGAEPRKAHLDSSSSPTFSCGDLLNCALSLKGDFPRDALPLQQYKLVRPRVVNHSSFHAMGALCYFNRGDGPCHPSSSVNIHPVASYFLSSPLHPQPKAYLAERNKLVLPTVDKYPAGVAFKDLSQAQLQHYMKESAQILSEKIAYKTSEFSRGSPSSKPKVFTCEVCGKVFNAHYNLTRHMPVHTGARPFVCKVCGKGFRQASTLCRHKIIHTQEKPHKCNQCGKAFNRSSTLNTHTRIHAGYKPFVCEFCGKGFHQKGNYKNHKLTHSGEKQFKCNICNKAFHQVYNLTFHMHTHNDKKPFTCPTCGKGFCRNFDLKKHVRKLHDSALGLPRSPADLGGPDPRPPPGALLQGPPPLQP; encoded by the exons ATGGACAATAGTGGCAACCACACGGCGACCAAAATCCTAGCGACTCCTCCGTCCAGAGAAAGCCTGTCTGCCAGGAGCAACATGATCAGCACGCCCCAGCCACTCGCCTTCTCCATTGAGCGCATCATGGCGCGGACTCCAGAGCCCCGCTCCATCCCCGTCCCGCAGCTCCTCCATGGCTCCGTGGCCAAAGGCGACCCCAAGCATCCGCTGCACCTCAACTCCTCCATCCCCTGCATGATCCCCTTTGTCCCGGTGGCGTACGACACTCTGCCCAAAGCGGCGGTGGCTGGAGCGGAACCCAGGAAGGCTCACTTAGATTCCTCTTCCTCGCCCACCTTTAGCTGCGGCGATCTCTTGAACTGTGCCCTGAGCTTGAAAGGAGATTTCCCCCGCGATGCCCTGCCCTTGCAGCAGTACAAACTGGTAAGACCCCGAGTGGTCAATCACTCCTCCTTCCACGCCATGGGAGCCCTGTGCTATTTCAACCGAGGCGACGGCCCCTGTCACCCGTCCTCCAGTGTCAACATCCACCCGGTGGCTTCTTATTTCCTCAGCTCTCCCTTGCACCCGCAGCCTAAGGCTTACCTGGCGGAGCGGAACAAGCTGGTGCTGCCGACCGTGGACAAGTACCCGGCGGGGGTGGCCTTCAAGGACTTATCGCAGGCTCAGTTGCAGCATTACATGAAAGAAAGTGCTCAGATCCTCTCGGAAAAAATCGCCTATAAGACCTCGGAGTTCAGCCGCGGCTCCCCGAGCAGCAAGCCCAAAGTTTTCACGTGTGAAGTTTGTGGAAAG GTATTTAATGCACATTATAACTTAACGCGCCATATGCCGGTGCACACGGGAGCCAGACCCTTTGTTTGCAAAGTTTGCGGGAAGGGCTTCAGACAGGCGAGCACGCTCTGCCGGCACAAGATCATCCACACCCAG GAAAAGCCACACAAGTGCAACCAGTGCGGCAAAGCTTTTAACCGGAGCTCGACCCTGAACACGCACACGCGAATACACGCCGGCTATAAACCATTTGTCTGTGAATTTTGTGGCAAAGGATTTCACCAGAAAG GCAATTACAAAAACCACAAGCTGACTCACAGCGGGGAGAAGCAGTTCAAGTGCAATATCTGCAACAAGGCTTTTCACCAGGTGTACAATCTGACCTTCCACATGCACACCCACAACGACAAGAAGCCCTTCACCTGCCCCACCTGCGGCAAAGGCTTCTGCAGGAACTTTGACCTCAAGAAACACGTCCGTAAGCTGCATGACAGCGCCCTGGGACTGCCCCGGTCCCCCGCCGACCTGGGGGGGCCCGACCCGCGGCCTCCACCCGGGGCGCTGCTGCAGGGCCCGCCGCCGCTCCAGCCGTGA